The Xiphophorus maculatus strain JP 163 A chromosome 23, X_maculatus-5.0-male, whole genome shotgun sequence genome contains a region encoding:
- the LOC102219456 gene encoding cis-aconitate decarboxylase-like: protein MFKLQKTVRPIWAARRIHNSAVEAVLRSPTPEETVTASFGKFISKVKPQHLSSVVLHRSKRMVLDSIGVGLIGSTTEVFEMVLQHCKHMYGHDNICSVYGKRGIKLSPTLAAFVNGVATHSMDFDDTWHPATHPSGAVLPAVLALSDMMPASRKPSGLDFLLAFNVGIEIQGHLMRFSNEARNIPKRFHPPTVVGPMGSAAACARLLSLDSSQCSHALAIAASLAGAPMANAATQSKPLHIGNASRLGLEAALLASRGLEASPLVLDAVAGVAGFSAFYEDYKPQPLDSPHNGHAFLLEEQDMGFKRFPAHLGMHWVADAAASVHKLLVGIGPGKISPDQVQDILLRVPLSKYINRPFPESEHEARHSFQFNACSALLDGEVTVQSFTPGAISRPELHALLSRVRLEHPHDNPANFNLMYGEVQVTLVGGDILKGRCDTFYGHWRNPLTNESLRKKFRNNAEVVLPSAKVERLIEAVDELDRLDDCQDLLSQLQ, encoded by the exons ATGTTCAAGCTGCAG AAAACCGTCAGACCAATCTGGGCTGCCAGAAGAATCCACAACTCTGCTGTGGAAG cAGTGTTGAGGAGCCCGACTCCTGAAGAAACAGTCACTGCTAGTTTTGGGAAGTTTATCAGTAAGGTCAAGCCCCAGCACCTGTCCTCGGTGGTTCTCCACCGCAGTAAAAGAATGGTACTGGACAGCATTGGAGTTGGTCTCATTGGTAGCACAactgaggtttttgaaatggtgCTACAACACTGCAAG CACATGTACGGCCATGATAACATCTGCTCAGTGTATGGGAAAAGAGGCATCAAGCTCTCCCCAACATTGGCAGCTTTTGTCAACGGAGTGGCG ACTCATTCCATGGACTTTGACGACACCTGGCATCCAGCAACTCACCCATCAGGGGCCGTTCTTCCTGCTGTGTTAGCGCTCAGTGACATGATGCCAGCCAGCAGGAAACCCAGCGGTCTGGACTTCTTACTCGCGTTTAACGTGGGTATCGAGATCCAGGGCCACCTGATGAGGTTCTCCAACGAGGCCCGCAATATTCCTAAAAG GTTTCATCCTCCCACTGTCGTCGGTCCCATGGGAAGTGCAGCAGCCTGTGCTCGCCTCCTGTCTCTGGATTCCTCTCAGTGCAGTCATGCCTTGGCGATAGCTGCTTCCCTGGCTGGAGCTCCCATGGCTAACGCTGCCACTCAGTCTAAACCCCTCCACATTGGCAACGCCTCACGCCTTGGGCTTGAAGCTGCCCTTCTGGCATCCAGAGGCCTAGAGGCCAGTCCTCTGGTGTTGGATGCTGTTGCAGGAGTGGCAGGCTTTAGTGCTTTTTATGAAGATTACAAGCCACAGCCGTTAGATTCACCGCATAATGGCCATGCATTCCTGTTAGAGGAGCAGGACATGGGCTTCAAGCGCTTCCCCGCCCATCTGGGGATGCACTGGGTGGCAGATGCTGCAGCTTCTGTCCATAAGCTTCTAGTGGGCATTGGTCCTGGAAAGATCTCTCCAGATCAAGTCCAGGACATCTTGCTCAGAGTCCCCCTCTCTAAATACATCAACAGGCCTTTTCCTGAGTCAGAGCATGAGGCTCGCCACTCCTTCCAGTTTAACGCCTGCAGCGCTCTCCTGGATGGTGAGGTGACTGTCCAGTCCTTCACCCCCGGCGCCATTAGCCGCCCCGAGCTCCACGCTCTGTTGAGCCGCGTTCGGCTGGAGCATCCCCACGACAACCCCGCAAACTTCAACCTGATGTACGGGGAGGTCCAGGTGACGCTTGTGGGAGGAGACATTCTGAAGGGACGCTGTGATACCTTCTACGGTCACTGGCGCAACCCGCTGACCAACGAGAGCCTGAGGAAGAAGTTCAGGAACAACGCAGAGGTAGTGCTTCCATCAGCGAAGGTTGAGCGGCTGATTGAGGCGGTGGACGAGCTGGACAGACTTGACGATTGCCAGGACTTACTCTCACAGCTGCAATGA
- the LOC111606982 gene encoding uncharacterized protein LOC111606982, translated as MAASDGFPASFYGEPGVLGMLSNGISAFLVLLQNFNTAHNGYAPVGVENVLAGVHLILIGGVCQLVAGLLSFRKYDHLSGTAFIGYSALWASYGATRIYYGALPENPNMTLIIDPMMSNVSLNNSTQCYLCLSMKESAIAGLVPYIILSFLLAFCSATVNYIMPFVFGAITATLIFEAVALAAYSWALIVSGVLELLILIFAIYGSAALLIKGLTQRLALKGFGTPLFNVLLLGTPNSGKAQNGGQEKKKNTKYAEPMALGFFCDSISPFIFAFYSFGYMKSFGLGVAWVSIISVAQLFSSYYAHLRQDCYHTTKFGLHATYWLIKAWEEFVVSVLIVEDSKVVSGRDAMVGDWFFVVAALVLCVGSLNMDVLELIHNLFFVLVTISTVSQIPLQGYYIFFGVACSLFTAVSIYGTFTRLINTIAEKSLIPVGPQPVSSEQLIRVLRCRRSKHGDQDVLPPGDQTSDALFYLSNGVAALSALHSRRMSMNPSLLHLTIPWVLISGAIIQAYISRLQVTGGGRFGSVISSIYVVVWATWTWFRFAGNQLQLSIEADYGFTAGAIAFLVINAFLMLIAAYRNLVLLFLTTLMEVVLVCFLLSTLNKLPYELEIAMLALVSLICIYGTLASLINFMFSQRVLPMGPPLFKEKMKSEISEELPCPVASSRLTSGLLKIAQLLEEGGVCGIPTDTVYALAASCKNPQAIEKIYNIKDRPAEKPICICISSVEQLVAAKPPFSPLLWEFMRNVYPGGISCIVSKGDWLLHLGVGAAYDRVGTRDSIMIRVPDHTVTCHLCDMTGPLAITSANPSGEPDSTHHSMIINRLGHKIQGVLCDGDSNEIIGSTVVNCLRIDEGIINIVREGCVPAAKVQQIFDRVKGTML; from the exons ATGGCTGCATCTGATGGGTTTCCTGCCAGTTTCTATGGGGAACCAGGAGTTTTAGGCATGTTGTCAAATGGGATCAGTGCATTCCTTGTACTTCTACAGAACTTCAACACAGCTCACAATGGCTACGCTCCAGTTGGAGTAGAGAACGTTCTCGCAG GTGTACATCTCATCCTGATTGGCGGTGTATGCCAGCTGGTGGCTGGCCTGCTCTCCTTCCGTAAATACGACCATCTGAGCGGCACCGCCTTCATTGGCTACTCTGCTCTTTGGGCTAGTTATGGTGCAACTAGAATCTACTATGGTGCCCTGCCTGAAAATCCAAATATGACATTAATAATAGATCCGATGATGAGCAACGTGTCTCTTAATAACTCCACGCAGTGCTATTTATGTTTGTCCATGAAGGAGTCAGCAATCGCTGGTCTGGTCCCCTACATCATCCTGTCCTTTCTTCTTGCATTTTGCTCTGCCACGGTCAACTACATCATGCCTTTTGTCTTTGGAGCCATCACAGCCACCTTGATCTTTGAAGCAGTAGCTTTAGCTGCATATTCCTGGGCTCTGATTGTCTCTGGGGTTCTGGAGTTGCTCATTTTGATCTTTGCTATCTATGGTTCAGCGGCTCTTCTCATCAAAGGCCTGACTCAACGTCTAGCCCTGAAAGGTTTTGGTACCCCACTCTTTAATGTTCTCTTACTAGGGACCCCCAACTCAGGAAAAGCTCAGAATGGAGgccaggagaagaagaagaacacaAAATATGCAGAGCCAATGGCTTTGGGTTTCTTCTGTGACTCCATTTCTCCATTCATCTTTGCTTTCTACAGCTTTGGGTACATGAAATCATTTGGTCTAGGTGTTGCCTGGGTATCAATCATCTCAGTTGCTCAGTTGTTCTCCAGCTACTACGCCCACCTGCGTCAAGATTGCTACCACACCACAAAGTTTGGGTTACACGCCACATATTGGCTGATCAAAGCTTGGGAGGAGTTTGTTGTGTCTGTTTTAATAGTGGAGGACAGTAAAGTTGTCTCTGGAAGGGATGCAATGGTAGGAGACTGGTTCTTTGTGGTGGCAGCCTTGGTGCTCTGTGTAGGGAGCCTGAACATGGACGTCCTGGAATTGATCCATAACTTGTTCTTTGTCCTGGTCACAATCTCCACAGTCTCTCAGATCCCCCTGCAGGGTTACTACATCTTCTTTGGAGTAGCTTGTTCTCTCTTCACTGCAGTCTCAATCTATGGCACCTTCACCCGTCTCATCAACACCATTGCAGAAAAGTCTCTCATACCTGTAGGACCACAACCAGTGTCTTCTGAGCAGCTGATTAGGGTTTTGAGATGTAGAAGGTCTAAACACGGAGATCAGGATGTGCTTCCCCCAGGCGATCAGACCTCAGATGCTCTGTTCTATCTTTCAAATGGGGTTGCAGCTTTGTCAGCTCTTCATTCAAGAAGGATGAGTATGAACCCTTCTCTCCTGCACCTGACCATCCCCTGGGTCCTGATCTCTGGAGCTATCATCCAGGCCTACATCAGCAGGTTGCAAGTCACAGGAGGCGGCCGCTTTGGGTCAGTCATCTCTTCCATCTATGTTGTTGTCTGGGCAACATGGACATGGTTTAGATTTGCAG GTAACCAGCTTCAGCTCTCAATCGAGGCAGATTATGGTTTTACTGCAGGAGCCATTGCCTTCCTTGTCATCAACGCTTTCCTTATGCTGATTG CTGCTTATAGAAACCTGGTTCTTCTGTTCCTGACAACACTGATGGAGGTGGTTCTTGTTTGCTTCCTTCTCTCCACCCTGAACAAGCTGCCATATGAACTTGAAA TTGCTATGCTTGCATTGGTGTCTCTCATTTGCATATATGGCACTTTGGCGTCACTGATAAACTTCATGTTCTCACAAAGAGTGTTGCCAATGGGCCCTCCTCTCTTTAAG GAAAAAATGAAGTCAGAAATATCTGAGGAGCTTCCCTGTCCGGTGGCAAGCTCTCGCCTCACAAGTGGCCTCTTAAAAATTGCTCAGCTCCTGGAAGAGGGAGGTGTGTGTGGTATTCCCACAGACACTGTGTACGCTCTGGCGGCTTCCTGCAAGAATCCCCAGGCTATAGAGAAAATCTACAACATTAAG GACCGGCCAGCAGAGAAGCCTATATGCATTTGCATTTCTAGTGTAGAGCAGCTTGTGGCAGCCAAGCCTCCGTTCAGCCCTCTGCTGTGGGAGTTCATGAGGAACGTTTATCCAGGAGGCATCAGCTGCATCGTCAGCAAAGGAGACTGGCTACTTCATCTTG gagTTGGAGCAGCTTACGACCGCGTTGGCACCAGGGACAGCATCATGATCCGTGTTCCTGACCACACGGTGACGTGCCACTTGTGTGACATGACTGGACCCCTCGCTATTACATCTGCCAATCCCAGTGGAGAACCAGACAGCACCCACCACAGTATGATCATCAA TCGACTGGGGCACAAGATCCAGGGGGTTCTCTGTGATGGTGACTCAAATGAAATTATTGGTTCCACTGTGGTCAACTGTCTGAGGATTGATGAAG GAATCATCAACATTGTCAGGGAGGGCTGCGTTCCTGCAGCAAAGGTTCAGCAGATCTTTGACAGAGTGAAAGGCACTATGTTGTGA